A window of the Lactuca sativa cultivar Salinas chromosome 5, Lsat_Salinas_v11, whole genome shotgun sequence genome harbors these coding sequences:
- the LOC111920009 gene encoding uncharacterized protein LOC111920009 → MAKLPKFAKDVMSNRKELEKASIIVLNELCSTIIIKGLPIKMGDLGQLTLPCEFGNMTSINALADLGASINLMPYSFYQKLKLPKFQDTRMTIRMSDHSTTYPQGIIEDLLVKVGKFVFLVDCVVLDTKEDEYLPIVLGRPFLSTARVFVDIHDSKITLCVDDDAITFEMSHRGNHEEPKDEVSKMDSMEVDCDELVAIKMMMEKLKV, encoded by the coding sequence ATGGCTAAACTTCCCAAGTTCGCAAAAGATGTAATGAGCAATAGAAAGGAGTTGGAAAAGGCCTCGATAATAGTTCTAAATGAGTTGTGCTCAACTATAATTATCAAGGGATTACCAATCAAGATGGGAGATCTAGGACAACTCACATTGCCTTGTGAATTTGGAAACATGACTTCTATTAATGCTCTAGCCGACTTGGGGGCTAGCATTAATCTCATGCCATACTCTTTCTATCAAAAGCTCAAATTACCAAAGTTCCAAGATACAAGAATGACCATTCGAATGTCGGATCACTCGACCACATACCCACAAGGTATAATCGAAGACTTACTTGTTAAAgtgggaaaatttgtttttctggTCGACTGTGTGGTTCTAGACACAAAGGAGGATGAATACCTTCCCATTGTTTTGGGAAGACCATTTTTGAGTACCGCAAGAGTATTTGTAGACATTCATGACTCGAAGATCACACTTTGTGTGGATGATGATGCTATTACCTTTGAGATGAGTCATAGAGGGAATCATGAAGAGCCTAAAGATGAAGTGTCAAAGATGGATTCCATGGAAGTAGATTGTGATGAGCTAGTTGCAATTAAGATGATGATGGAAAAACTTAAGGTTTAG